A DNA window from Gorilla gorilla gorilla isolate KB3781 chromosome 6, NHGRI_mGorGor1-v2.1_pri, whole genome shotgun sequence contains the following coding sequences:
- the LOC101141893 gene encoding short transmembrane mitochondrial protein 1-like has protein sequence MLQFLLGFTLGNVVGIYLAQNYDIPNLAKNLEEIKKDLDAKKKLPSS, from the coding sequence ATGCTCCAGTTCCTGCTTGGATTTACATTGGGCAACGTGGTTGGAATATATCTGGCTCAGAACTATGACATACCAAACCTGGCTAAAAAtcttgaagaaattaaaaaggacttGGATGCCAAGAAGAAACTCCCTAGTTCATGA